The Delphinus delphis chromosome 10, mDelDel1.2, whole genome shotgun sequence genome includes a region encoding these proteins:
- the LOC132432708 gene encoding LOW QUALITY PROTEIN: zinc finger protein ZFP2-like (The sequence of the model RefSeq protein was modified relative to this genomic sequence to represent the inferred CDS: inserted 2 bases in 1 codon) encodes MESQEKLSDQINGEALECGETQEHEGWTERYQRNTSNDRRYKCDECGKRFSQNSSLIRHKRIHTGERPCSCNVCGKTFIQSSQLTDHQRIHSQLKSYQCDECGKAFYYSLHLVQHQRTHTGEKPFQCDECXKAFHYSSGLIQLQRTHTGEKPFQCNDCGKAFSLSSHLIQHQRVHTGQKPYQCSECGKSFSQSSGLFRHQRIHSGEKPDECDECGKTFSHSSALVGHERIHSEERPYECYVCGKAFSYSSHLLGHRRIHTGEKAYECDVCGKAFRQSSHFIVHQRIHTGEKPWRCQE; translated from the exons ATGGAATCCCAAGAAAAGTTATCAGACCAAATCAATGGAGAGGCTCTTGAATGTGGAGAAACCCAAGAACATGAAGGATGGACAGAAAGGTATCAGAGAAACACTTCAAATGACAGAAGATATAAATGTGATGAATGTGGAAAAAGATTCTCTCAAAACTCAAGCCTCATTAGACATAAAagaatccacactggagagagaCCCTGTTCATGTAATGTATGTGGCAAAACTTTCATTCAGAGCTCACAACTTACTGACCATCAGAGAATACATAGCCAATTAAAATCGTATCAGTGTGATGAGTGTGGAAAAGCCTTTTATTACAGTTTACACCTTGTTCAGCATCAAAGGACCCACACTGGAGAAAAACCTTTCCAATGTGATGAGTG GAAAGCTTTTCATTACAGCTCAGGCCTTATTCAACTCCAAAGGacccacacaggagagaaaccattCCAGTGTAATGACTGCGGAAAAGCTTTCTCTCTGAGCTCACATCTGATACAACATCAGAGAGTCCATACTGGACAGAAGCCATACCAGTGTAGTGAGTGTGGGAAAAGCTTCAGTCAGAGTTCAGGCCTCTTCCGTCACCAGAGAATCCACAGTGGGGAGAAACCAGATGAATGTGATGAGTGTGGAAAGACTTTCAGTCATAGTTCAGCTCTTGTTGGGCACGAGCGAATACACAGTGAAGAGAGGCCCTATGAGTGTTATGTGtgtgggaaagctttcagctATAGCTCACATCTTCTGGGACACCGAagaatccacactggagagaaggcCTATGAATGCGATGTGTGTGGAAAAGCTTTCCGGCAGAGCTCACACTTCATTGTACATCAGCgaatccacactggagagaagccctgGCGATGTCAAGAGTGA
- the LOC132432706 gene encoding zinc finger and SCAN domain-containing protein 16 isoform X2, translating into MATSLEPEEQKGLLIVKADHYGGQDSISQKYSPHRRELFRQHFRKLCYQDAPGPREALTQLWELCHQWLRPECHTKEQILDLLVLEQFLSILPRDLQAWVQAHHPETGEEAVTVLEDLERELDEPRKQVPANSERQDTLLDTLAPLRRPHESLTIQLHPKKTQQEQESGEPQRTGKEQ; encoded by the exons ATGGCCACATCCCTGGAACCTGAGGAACAAAAAGGACTTTTAATAGTTAAGGCAGACCATTATGGGGGACAGGACTCCATCTCACAAAAGTACAGTCCTCACAGAAGGGAACTCTTCAGGCAGCACTTCAGGAAGCTCTGCTATCAGGATGCACCTGGACCCCGTGAAGCTCTTACCCAGCTCTGGGAGCTTTGCCACCAGTGGCTGAGGCCAGAATGCCACACAAAGGAGCAGATTTTAGACCTGCTGGTGCTTGAACAGTTCCTGAGCATTCTCCCTAGGGACCTGCAAGCATGGGTGCAGGCACACCATCCAGAGACTGGAGAGGAGGCGGTGACTGTGCTGGAGGATCTGGAGAGAGAGCTTGATGAACCTCGAAAGCAG GTCCCAGCCAATTCAGAAAGACAGGACACACTTTTGGACACGTTGGCCCCCTTGAGAAGGCCACATGAGTCACTGACTATCCAGCTCCATCCCAAGAAGACCCAGCAGGAGCAGGAATCTGGGGAGCCCCAAAGGACTGGTAAGGAGCAGTAG